The nucleotide sequence AAGGTGAAATGGAAGTGGGAAACTAGTTTTTGGTGTACCTACCATAAAAAAGAGCACAAAGAGATAAACAGCTGCATAATCCAATTATCGCAAAACCAATTTCAAAACGAATGCAAGCAGCTTCCAGATAGTAAATAGCTGCAGAATCCAATTTCCGGAAAATTTCGCCAGCTGGGTGGTTATTACATGGTAATATATTATCATCGTGATGATGCAAATCATATGAATTAAGTGTTATACCATTTCATTTCCTTCTCTACCAGTTTCTGAGCAATCAATGtacagaaagagagagggagagagatagacTTACAATAGACTTACAAGTACGATCATCTCTTCAAGAACGGAAATGACCTGCTCACCCCCTCTGAGAAGAGCTCTATACTCGGCATTCTCTAATTTTGAGCTGCCTAGCTCTCGGGCAGTTCCGTTCTTGCCTTTCACGCCCAATACCTCATCTGGGTATCCACCGCCCACCTCATAGGTGCCACAACACCGCAGCGTCTGccgcttcatcttcttcttgggCAGGAGATACAAAAGTGCGTTGAggttaaaagaaaagaaaactaatcaactttgagttttaatgataagaataaaataaaatgtaaaatgaatagtactagaattgactttttagtgtaaaaatgtggtttttcgttaaaatgaacagtaccgggagcttttcgttaaagttccctaaaagaAATGCAACTTTGACGAATCCCCgtgttttcaagtcattttcattagttttctttaaataGACACTCACTAGTGGGCTTCTGTATTGGGCCTAATTGCAGGTAGCTAAAATGAAGAGAAGTTGCCGAATCAATTgcgtttttgttttaaaataatTATGCCCATGAACGATTGATGCTAGTAAACTTCTCGTTgttgtatttaaattttttattacatTAACATGATATGAAAAACTTTGTTAGTAGCGCATTGATATTTACCAAAGTGGTTTTTATGCATGTATGTTTGTGGTTTAAATTTTCACtgaattttcttaatttttttcgtGTAATTTCAATTGTATTCTAGTAATTTTTCTTTCACGTTACAGATGTAGTTTTGTTGAAAAATACAAATCCAACAATTGTTGCAACCACATAAAAACAAGCAAAAAGAAGACGATCAATTGAACAaatagcaaaaacaaaaaatacaaactAGAATGCTAAAAAGaaaagggatactttggatgcggtccctaatccttaacattctttgactaaaaccttaatggtatttaaaatttgatcaaagtcccttaaCTTTGTACAcatcattatattacaattaatatttatagttttatagttttgacattaattgtttgatattttatgagatttataatcctataaatttaaaatccctcattataatactattagaaatggttacaataaaaaaaaattcaaacattttgattgaataaatggataaaaactatgtaaaaataagaaataataaatggcaaaagaatgtatccctagtgttaaaaaaattggtacatttcacatataacaaagtggtacattaataaagaagaatgggtacattataaataaattagggtacaaataaaagattaaaaaaattatgagttcaaatgaatttttaaaaaatataggcgctaaaagaaattaatacatgggtacaaaataaaactaaaaagaaaatactgcaaattaaaaaaaacgttgcaaattaaaagtgggaacaaactaaaaatataaatatatgatacaaagtttaggcataaaacataattataccatatgtaatttttctatcattgattaaatatgcaatgtcacgtgacggtatacacatgggcataaacacaaataaaacttttaaaaatatgggcacaaaaagaaactagtatatgggtacaaattaaaaatgaaaaaaaaaattggtacaaactaaaaataaaaatatatgataaaaatttagccataaatataaatatactaagggagttttaacgaaaagcccgtggtactattcactttaatgaaaaacgacatttttacactaaaaagtcaaactttggactattcactttaccttttattttgttcttatcgttaaaactcaaagttttcaagcccttttcattagttttcttatatactaattgtaacatttttaacactaaaggaatatatttaaaataaaaatattttattattcaaataattaatgatgttattataCCCaatgaccttgatcaaaaattaaaaatgaataggattttaattaatagagtagtaaaaagaatgatgtgaacctaatttctccaaaagaaaaagacaagcATGACATGTCCATCTAGAAACTGGGTTGGATCCATGCACAGGGTGTTCCAGCACTTGGGAAGTTTGTTTTCTCCAGAGCAAAGTTAGGGGAGCCGAAGTGTTGCTCAGTACTACCATCCTCCATATTAAAAACACCCATCTCTATATTCCCATTTAAAGGTGAGAGACCCGCACGGTCCACCTCGCGAAATGTGTATGAATAATAGTATATGCAATTAGCCTTGCATCCCAAGTAGGTTGAGGCCTCAACAGAGAACGAAGAATTATTATCACCCACAAATAAGCTTCTATTCCCCAACTTCTTTACCTCCGAGTCTAACCGCCAACTGCCACCGCTCAACGGCACCTTAAAAACCTTAAATTGGCGATGGGTTGTTCGGTATTCTTTTTGGCTAGAGAGAAGCCATTCGCGAATGGTTGTATGGTATGGTCTTTGGATAGGGAAATTATCCATTTCTTGGACTGAGAAAACCACTAACAAGTCCCCTGCCGATTCCaccacatatatttttttatcagGAGAATGATGTTTAACCACAATCGGTATCTCTGGAACAACAACTCTTGTCTTTGGTTGCTTAGGATCTTCCGTGTCGCAAACCAAAACCATGCCGCCATAGGTCACAGCATAAAATCGTCccttatagtacgtaatatccACTGGATGTACCTCTAAAACTATCCTCGTCCAACATTTATCTTGTCCTGGTTTGCAAAATGTCAAGCTGTTCCCGTCATAAAGAACCATGATTGTATAATCTGATGTCCACGAAGGACTTGATGATAGGACAAATTTCTTTACCCAATGAAAGTATGACATGGTTGGAGGCGAAAAATTAAGTTTCGGCAACTTAATATGGGCATGATCCAAAGGATGTAACAAACGAAACTCTAAATCGCGTGAAGTGATGAGCCATCCTAGAGACGAACAACATACTTTTCCCTTGGCTTCTGGCAGATTGAGTTTGTGAATCTTATCTTTTGTCAAGCTGTAGAACTCGCGAAAGGCATCATCTGCCTTTGGGTTGGGGAGCATGAGGAATGGCACTTGATGCGTTAATCGACTGGTAAAGTTTTCCTTGGTCGCGGCCCATCTCCATGATTTACACACTGCACCAAACACAACGAAATCCTCCATTAAAGCAATCCGGCTGGCGATAAAAATAACAAGTTCTTGAGGAAGACTCGACCAGTCAACCATGGTAAAAGAATTTCCTTTGCTGCTACGAGCCATCGTCATCATCAAGTTTGATTGGAGCACTTGAAAGACAAATAGTCGGGTTTACGGTTTAGTAGATTAGCAGACGCAAACCTAATTCCTATTAAATAGTTTGGGAGGGAGAATCCAATCCCGGTTCTGTTTCCACTTATTAGGGTTTGCTTATTCTTCCACTATTAGCACGTAGGCCATGTTTGATTGACGGACTAGGATTGGGATTGGGCAAACATGGGCTTAAATAACAAACATGGACtaggattaggattaggattaGGTTTGCAGGGATCAAACCTTCACAATTTCTCATGTGAATttgatcttttgtcacacaaaatTTAGCTCTACAAATTCTCTTTGTTGTGTATGTTTGGACCGGTGGATTAAGATTATATCTGTTCAGATTTTTCAGGACCTACTTTACGCTAAAATAgataaacaaaacataaaagacACTTTAAGAATAAAATCATTGTTAACGCTGTGGCCGTGAATATAATCCGTACATTACATCTATTTAGGAGCCCTAGTTGATTAAAAATACAAGGTagtaatatttgaacattatcTCAGATTATTTAACGCTGAAGTATGACAATAACTAATGAATATCTATCAtattaggtcatctccaacctaAGGGTCCAGAGGATTAgaaggccgaaaatagcccgaaaactgtctccaaccgagggctaggctagAGGGCTCATGGGCCTCACAGAATCTTAAAGGGCCAGAGGGCTGGCCCAATCCAACCAGCCAGCCTCGGCCTAGGCCAGAAATTCTAGCATtcatgtcggatataaccgacaagaaTTCTAggccaaatttcaaatgcaacgactagctgacgtcagctagccgttatttttgaattttgtttttacacaatttttttcctataacttcctataacttctattttacaaaatttgttttatattttttctaaattttatattgtttcctataacttctattttacaaaatttgaatttaatttaagttgttgtttttaaataataaattatgttgtaGTTTTTTTTACAGTACTTAGCCATTGGATgtgaatttgaatttaagttgtagtttttaaataatagattatgtttggccctcggttggagacggttttttgtgatagggctaaaacgagccctatgaccctcggttggagatggaggcaaatatgatcatgtattgttcattaaaatattaatatattggaaAGTCAAAATGCTAAAACAAGTCTTTTGACTaactttcggttggagatgaccttatgTCATGCGTAATAAAGGTGTTAATGATACTTATTGGGCTTTCTTTATTAAATATATAAGGGTTAGGACCCAGCAAGGGGCATAACCAATATTCGAGCACAAAAATCTACCTCATATAGCTACAATTGATATTGTTAAATATTCGTTAACAAGAGTCTTCGTCAAAATGAAaactcaatctctctctctctctctctctcaactttgATGATCTCACCCATCACTCTATATTGAAAGTTGAAACCAAACCGACCTTATGTCGAAACTAAAACTTTTGCACTTAAATAAAGTGTGATTGTTCTGTGGCTTTGGACATTGGCTAACACGTATTTATAAAATACTGCACACATAGGTTGGAGATGACCAAATATGAGGAAACGTTGGGGATCCAATGCAAGCAAGGTTTTGGGAAGTATTTAGGGCTGCAGGCAGACTTCGGTCACTCCAAAAAAGCTGTTTTTGCGGAGGTTTGCGATAAGGTGGAAGCTCGACTGGCTGGATGGACTGAACAATTCTTATCTCAAGCTGGAAAGGAAGTCTTGATCAAAAGCGTGGCCATGGCTTTACCGAATTATGCCATGAGCTGTTTTAAGCTCCCTATTGGAGTTTGCAGGGATATGGAGAAAGCCATTTGGAAATTCTGGTGGAAAGGTAACGAACAACGCAAAGGTGTTCATTGGGTTTCCTGGGAACGGATATCGAAACAAAAGAAGTCTGGAGGCCTGGGTTTTAAGGATAGTCAGTGCTTCAACTTGGCATTGCTTGCAAAAATTGAATGGAGATTGACTTGCAATCCGACGTCCCTGTTAGCTACAGTTCTGAAAGACAAATACCATCCTGGGAGATCCTTTAAAGAAGCAGGGAGAAGAAAGAACACTTCCTGGGGATGGAAAGGTATTTATGAAGCCCGGAAGGTCCTGCTGATGGGGATTAGATGGAGGGTCGGTAATGGAAAATGCATAAATATCAGAGATGACCCATGGttccctaaaccctcaaccttCCGAGTTCGTCCTATTGAAAACCTGGATGCCACCATGGTTTGCGATTTAATTGATCCGGCCTTAAACTCTTGGAAGGCTAACatcatttttgcaggttttcaCCGGGAAGACGCTGACACTATTCTTAGTATTCCGCTAAGTCATTTTGGCTGTGAAGACAGATTGGTGTGGCACCACTCTGTGAATAGGGTTTATTCCGTGAAATCCGGATATGGGGTAGCAATGGAATTGTTGGAAAATGGAGCATTGGGAAAGAAGGGACGGGGTGCCCCTAGTGAGCATCTGCAGCTAAACAAAGTTTGGTCCAGGATTTGGCGCCTGCAGGTCCCTAATAAAATCAAGCTCTTTATTTTGTGATGTTGTAGCAATGCCTTGGCTGTGCGTCGCAACCTCCAAAGACGACATATGAGGGTAGATAATGAGGGTAGATAATGCAATGGCTTTAGTCAACACATGTAAAGAACATGGAAGCTCAAATATAATCATTTCCAACACTACATACGTGCTTTACTTCATATATCATTGAAATCATATATAGCATAAATGTGTGTAGCTTGATAACTAACGTGGAAGCTCACACATCCATGACAGATAAACTattatgtaaaattaaaagcaACACGATGGATAGACAAGAAAATAGCTATAGAAAATGTAAGGGAAAACTAGAGATATGTCATAAACTTATCAAGGGTATTATGTCAaaatagattttctttttaaaatgaatCAGTTGGTAGATCAACTGATATCACACAGCCCTTTCAGCTTTCGTATGAAAACGGCCAACACAAATATGTAGTGCATAAAACCAAATGGATTGAGATTTCCGTCAATATACTGTTTAGCTTCTATAAATTGCCATAGTTCATTCAAACAAAAGTTTATGTGCATaacctaaaacaaaattaagatgAGGTAAGACCTTACCCACTTACAGCCACCAAGTTAGATGCAAGTATTTGGGTGTTGAGGAGAGTGACTCAGGGCAGTGAGGCAAATCGGAGTGCAATGGGGGAAAAAAAAGGTGCGATGTATGGGAGATGAAGGGGAGATGGGTGGTCGCCGATGATGGCAACCACCAGAGCGCAAAAAAGGGAGATGAAGGGGTGGGGTGAAAAGGGGCGAAAGTGAGAGTGGGTACTCTCTGTTTAGAAAACCGAAGGAATATGAAGGTGGACTCTGTGGAAGaacttcaattattttattttaagttttcatATTTGGCTTTtatgaataattttttatatataatcaGTGAGGCATCTTTAGCCTCACATTTGAGTATGTCATATTATTTAACATTATGTGACGCATTCTACAATTCGTCACCAATAAACTTTCATTTAGGCGGTAAAAATTCCCGCCCATTTATATGTGGCGAATTTGAAAGTTATATGTGACACATACAATCTAAAAAATCATACTAGTCCCGCGAAACTTTTTATGTGACGCTTTCTAAAATCTCTTCACTTATTCTCGTTATATATGACGAATTTTTGGGCGCCACCATAAATTCCGTCACGTATTCCCTGTTTTCTTGTAGTGGGTGTGTGCAATGCGGTGGACGAAACGGAGAATCACTTATTCTTCCGATGTAATTTCAGTCATTTATTCTGGTTCTGCTCTCCTCTTCACCTGAATTCCCACGAATTGGAAGGAATTGATTTTCTCGATAGTTGGGGAAAGTTCCATTAGGGTATTAAGGGTAGGGAAAATGCAGATGAGATATGCCAAGAATTTGCTTTTGGATTATGGAGACGATGGAAAAACAGGAACGACGTTGTCTTTAAAGGGCTGTATCGCCAGCTTCTTGATGTTATGGATTTATGGCGGAAGGACATTAATGAATTTATGGAGGCTTCAGCTAGAGTGGAAGATGATGACTGGGCCAAGGAAGTTGGCCCCCTCTCTGCTGCTGCCCGTCCTAGCCTTCACTGGCAAAGACCAAGGTATGGGACCATCAAGATCAACACGGACGCGGCCTGGTGTAAGGATACTCTCCGTGCTGGTGTGGGTTGGGTGGGGCGTGATTTTGCTGGGGTACTCCAAGCTGCGGGCGGTTTGGGTACTGTGCTTTGCCATAGCGCAGCAGCGGCCGAAGCAATTGCGATCCGCACTGCTTTAAAGGCCTGTATTATCCATAGATTCAATCATGTTGTTGTTGAGTATGATGCTAAGCTGATTATTCAAATGATCAGGAAGGAAGTGTCTGTTGACTGTAACTTGGATTGTGTTCTTGGCGATATTGAGATTCTAGCGCGAAAGTTGACGTCGGTGACGTTCGCGTTTGTGCCTAGGGAGAGCAATCATGCTGCTCACTTGATGGCTAAGTACGTGTTCAAGGAAGGTCGAGACATTATCTGGGATTGTATTGGCCcagtttttttgtttaatgCCCTTGCTAAAGATGTAAACCTTTTGATTCGTCTCTAATATAttctatcatttgacaaaaaaaaaataatgcacACATAATTTTTTGGTCCACTTTTTGCTGGGTTGGGTTGCATATGCAGCAAAGGCGGAAGAGGACTCGAGGGAATGGACAGCGTCGTCGACAGTGATTCCAAGTAGCGAGTTTAAATCATCGAGGAGATGTCAAATCTTAGGTATAATTTTatgtaatcaaatttgaaaataGAAGTAAGCCTCAATCAATCGATATGTCAATTCTATGTGGATTGACATATGAATtttcatatgtcaaatttgacatatgagaaaatgtgatatcaatttttttttaaaattattttattatgtggatCCTATTAATACACTAATTATAGGATTTGGAtactctcctgagctaatggagaggatcctcctgaccagttATCATGGGCCgttagatttttatccaacggctacaaacaggagagtccttttaaagttataataattatagccgttggatttttatccaacgactCATGATaactggtcaggaggatcctctccattagctcaggagaagATCCAAATTCCTAATTATAGATCTTGAAAAatgtattttaattgattttttttagatGAGTTCtacaaatatcatttataacaaAGAAACATATCGGttagaaaaagagaaaatttgaCATTGCCACATCAGCTATCAATTAACatttgatatttattttttgacacCTCTTTTGAAGatgttcttattatttttattccaaaaaattgtaaaattatataaaaaaaaattaatagaaaagcaaaaaaaaagtgtgaaactGAGCCACGAAGtctcagaaattcaaaaatcaaacacTGTGACTGTACCCGGGAGTCAGCGGTGGGTGAGGGGTCAGGGCCCCACTCTCTGAGTTTTTTTCACGGGCATTTCCAGAGTCCACCTGCCCTTGCTTTGTAGGACAGTGTTCTTGCCGTCGATGCCGATGATGGTTTTAATTTAAGGATCAACGGCAGAGATGTTCTTGGGGTTTCAGGGTAGTTGAGAGATTTTGGATTTTGGAGTGGGTGTAAAACTAAGACAATGAAAACATGGGATCAAAATCAATACTCTGCTAAAACTAATAAACCCACTTGGAAAATCAAAAAGGGATCAAAATCAGTTAATAAACAACACTGCACAACaacattgtttttgttttttttttttaaaaactaatgaaaagttttaaaaaaaattcttttttaac is from Malus sylvestris chromosome 5, drMalSylv7.2, whole genome shotgun sequence and encodes:
- the LOC126622703 gene encoding putative F-box protein At3g25750, whose protein sequence is MARSSKGNSFTMVDWSSLPQELVIFIASRIALMEDFVVFGAVCKSWRWAATKENFTSRLTHQVPFLMLPNPKADDAFREFYSLTKDKIHKLNLPEAKGKVCCSSLGWLITSRDLEFRLLHPLDHAHIKLPKLNFSPPTMSYFHWVKKFVLSSSPSWTSDYTIMVLYDGNSLTFCKPGQDKCWTRIVLEVHPVDITYYKGRFYAVTYGGMVLVCDTEDPKQPKTRVVVPEIPIVVKHHSPDKKIYVVESAGDLLVVFSVQEMDNFPIQRPYHTTIREWLLSSQKEYRTTHRQFKVFKVPLSGGSWRLDSEVKKLGNRSLFVGDNNSSFSVEASTYLGCKANCIYYYSYTFREVDRAGLSPLNGNIEMGVFNMEDGSTEQHFGSPNFALEKTNFPSAGTPCAWIQPSF